Below is a window of Impatiens glandulifera chromosome 2, dImpGla2.1, whole genome shotgun sequence DNA.
TATTTgtctatttttcttttatatatgaAAGTTAGGTTGGACTGAATACCCTATAAGTGTGTCTCTTTTAAATGTCTATTATTTAATGACCTAGACACACCCACGTGAAAACATGAAAATCCTTAATTGTATCTAGGTTATACCCCCACACGATAACTTGTACTTCATAGTCGAAAGTTTCGATTTTATGAGACCTTCTAATCTTTTAGGTCGACTATTTTCACTGGGCTATATTTTTACTAATAACGTCGGTAAAAtctaaaaaagtttattttgatttaagtttgtAGTAAGTttagtttgagttatttgaaaattatttaagagcttgtttgattttgggttattttattatatttaaaaaaagaaatagttatttttttttttataaattataaatttaaatatcaaataacattttaataatttgattcaattacatttatttgataagatcttaatttcataatataaagttttttaaCTAACTCAACATCAAACCACAATTACATAGTTCAAATTACCAACTAAATATTAACAGATCATGATCTGACTTAAAGCCTCTATTTGATCAATGAAttagaaaatggtttgtttGAACTTTGAAGGGTTATGGGATGACAGAGGCAGGGCCGGTACTGTCGATGTGCTTGAGTTTTGCGAAGCATCCATTCGAAACCAAATCAGGTTCGTGTGGGACAGTGGTTAGGAACGCTGAGCTGAAGGTGATTGACCCTGAATCTTGTTCTTCTCTCGCCCATAATCAACCTGGTGAGATTTGTATCCGTGGCGCCCAAATCATGAAAGGTATCGTTAACTTATCCACCCCACGATTGAAAACTCTCAAAATGGTTGCATAATGAATGATATAAACACATGCAGGATATTTAAATGATCCTGTAGCAACAGCAGCCACCATTGACGCTGAGGGTTGGCTACACACGGGAGATATAGGTTATGTCGACGACGATGAAGAGGTTTTTATCGTCGACAGGGTTAAGGAGCTCATCAAATTCAAAGGGTTTCAGGCATGCaataatcaaatcaatttaCATCTATTTGATTTGGCTTTGGTTAAGTTTggtttatatatacatatccaTGCAGGTGCCACCGGCAGAACTGGAGGCCCTACTGGTTAGCCATTCCTCTATTACAGATGCAGCTGTTGTCCCGTAAGTAGTATTGATTAGTCGTAATATTGATTGACCGTGTTCTAATGGGATGGAAATTTGGAATAGGCAAAAAGATGAAGCTGCGGGCGAGGTTCCTGTGGCGTTTGTAGTTCGATCTAATGATTCTAATCTTACAGAAGATGCTATCAAGGATTTCATAGCCAAACAGGTAAAATTTGTGTCACATAGGAAACATTTATTCAATGTTAAAGAAATTGtatcttttatatttactaataagcatataatataaattaggtGGTATTCTACAAGAGGTTGCACAAAGTGTATTTTGTCGAAGTGATTCCCAAGTCTCCTTCAGGCAAGATCTTGAGAAAAGAGCTTCGAGCCAAATTACTTGATTCCTAAATGcgtgatgaagaagacgaagaTCAATTCACTTTGTGTTGTATTCACCCTTTTGTTTTAACTATTATGCATCCATCATCATCATATCCATGGTTggttcatattattttttaatttgatgcatTGAATCTACTATAGCCTTTTAGATGAAACATTTTGTTGTCACTATTTTCTACTAATAAAACTCAGGAAAGAATCTGATATGATATTTTGCTTATTAAAGATGGAATTACATTCCATTATGCCCAAAGTAAATTGCATGTGCAATAATAATGCATTCAATTAATTTGCTTAAAAAATCATATGATGTTGAGTTTCTCCAGCAAGTGCAAGTCAATGTCACATAACAAGTACAATGGAAGCAAACCgattataaattcaaatcataaaattaattcatatgTGAAGTCTGAAAAGGCTTACTATATTTGCATGATTGAAAGGAAGAAGATTCACAACACCATTCAAAATGAGATGAGATCGTTCTTCTTTGCATCATCGGCTCCTTCAGAATTGTTACCCGCCTTCTTACCAAAGATCATCTCATCAAGATCATCCATCAtctcatcattattattattaactccGGCTGCTCTAGAACCAGACGGTTTTCTCACAAGGGTAGTATCGTCTTCTTTCCATTGCAGAGAATCTTCGGGCTCAACTGCAACTGGTATCATTGCAGGTTCAAGCCCCTGTCGAACTATGTCGGGTTTCTTCAAATCTTCATACTTGGAGAGGATTTTCTGCAATTCATCGTTAACATTCAAGGCTTCAAACATCAGAGCCTCGTTTTCCCCTGCTGTCTCGATCATTCTCTGGACAGTGAATTGTGATCGATGGCACTGCTGAACAAGTGCCAGTGTTGCCTCATCCTACCAATATTAGTAAACCAAAGTCAAATGTGAGCTTCATCGTAATCCTACTAACATTGTTTTAATCTTCTAGCCGGATTTCGTAATGAGCTTCTTTGATAATATACCCCTCCATGTACTATTGCAAATTAGTACAGGCTGTTCGTAAAGAATTTACTTATCGATTCGGCCAAAACTTGAATGAAAATAGCTCTTAATAAGAAAAGTTAAGATGCAGTCATATTAGTTCGCTTCccttcataattaataattaatattgaaagaCATTTTTACAAAAAACATACCAAACAAgataaattaacttaattttttggTAAGAATAATTATACAGGCTCTTAAATTACGTTTACGAGGTTAAATAATCATCACTTGAACGAATAATGCTCAATCAAGCTCCTGTTTATTACGTACCAACCTGCATATCTAGGTTTGAAGAAGAATTGTAGATGAGACTAAAAATCACCCAAGCATGAGAAAGATAGTACAGATTCAACAACCATTTAATTCATTACTCCAAATATTACCTTATCTACCATTTATAAGCTACTAACTCATTAACCCACTAACTTATTATACTAACTGCCCAAAAAGAATAGAAAAGAAGGTAAAATAAGTAAAGGAAACTAAGAAAATGTAGCCTTTGTGCACTATAAGaggaaggaaaaagaaaaaatacctCTGAAGCATCTTCGCCAGGCGAAGAGGAGAGAACTGTTGCGAGAAGCTCGGCACTATTACGTGCCACCTCTAATTCTTCCTGTACTTGCTCAACTGAGAAAGTGACAGGTGGCAAAATATCTCTAGATATATGTTGGGCTAAATTATCACTCGTTTCAGAAGATGTGATGATTGAAGGGGTGGGAGTGAATATAGGAGCCAAACTTTCATTATCTCGACCAGGGAAACGTATACCCCTTGATTTCAAACTCTAACAttaacaaacaaaacataagTTGGCAATAACATAGACCACACTATTAACTCAGAACTTCAACAAATTATTGAAAACCCTACTCGTAATAACAATATCTTTTCATATGGAGTATTGCAAGATTTGTagaaaataaactatataaatcACCTTGTAAGTTTCCTCAAAAACAGGCAAGTATCGAAGTTCATCAGTAGATTCTCCCCAAGCTTCAATCAAAATAAGGGCTTTGTTCCTGCTATTGATCACAGTCTGAGGATCATCAATCAACTTCACCATCTCATCAAGAACCCTCTCAGCCGCAACTTCAGAGAAAGCCTTCTCACAATTCTTAACAACTGTTTCAAGCAATACCAAAGCCAAGAACTGAACCCTGGGATTCTTCAACATTATCCGTTTCTTCAATCCACGAATCAATTCCACACTATTGATCTTATCCAGATTAACCATGTCACAAAGTTCGAGATTTGTAGCCCAATCTGGCTCATCTAATGTCTCTGCTGTAGCTTCCTCCACAAGCTTATCAGTTTGATTAGGACCCTGAAAGAGCTCCTTCACCTTATCACTCATGGAACTCATACCAGCAGTCATTTTACGACTAACCTCTGCTCCACCGATCATCAACTTCTCACTAAAGGAGCTAACTTTTTCCAACAAATTGTCACTCATCTTTATCTCTCTTTGCAGATGAAAACACCCAACTAAACGAGTTAACCTATCAACGAGTCAAAACACGAAAACCCTAATTAAACAAAACGGTCAGCGATCATCTATGATCATTGATCAGTGCAATATAACAACGAATATCGTAATATGCATATGATATCAGTTCCGATCAcataaaacatgaaaaaaaatccaataatcAAAGAGAAAACAATATAGAATTGAAAGACTGAGATGAAAACCTTCGATCACGAATACCCAATTGATCAGATCTAAGAACAATCAATCAATCGTTGTTCTTTCACGAATTTCTGAACgctttaacaaatttaaaggAAAGATCTGTGAATACCTTCAGAGGTAAGATTGGACTTTAATCAACTCTTGACTTCCCTTTACAGAGTAAACGACGATTTTctttataaatcaatatttttaaattgtttcttaaaatgtaatatcaattttatttatttatttatttttaaactcataaattatattttaattatttatttttatcttttctaattaCAAGTTAAAacatctaaataaaaataaaaatgaaaatagagaATATCTTAgcaatcttaaaattattttaggataCTCAAAATACAGACTCGTTTGAGTTCTATAAAATGAGTAAAGAAATAGATTAATTcgaacaaattaattatatgggGTGTCGGACTATCtttaccaaaaatataaataatgaaagacaattaaatttgttattttctaTGAGTTGTTAAACAATGTCGAAAAAATTATATCCTGAACATCTAcctatcaaaataaaaaaaaaaattataaatcaagggaatgatatatataagagtatTCGAATCATCTGATACGAAATCGTCTTTGTGCCCTCTCACAAGAGGGagctaataattaaaataataataataataatatataaatattatatttttacccCCACCACAAGAGCAATTCATAATAGAGGATCTCCCAACTATTATATATTTGGGATCCTTTGTTACAAAACCATTTTTGTGCCCATGTGCCCTCTCACTCTCACGGGAAGAGgataatgattataaatatatatatatatattacatttttatccTTCCTTGGACATAGTGATAGTTTTGTAATAGAGGATCCCTGCTAAGGACGGTAATTTAAAACCGTtccgcgaaaaccgaaccgaattgccctgTTTGAGACAGTTTTTTCCCGAAACCGAACGGAGATGGGACGGGAATGGTATTTGGGTCTCCTGCCCCGATTATGCCCCAAACAATATaacacataattaaatatattaaatcaccaatatatttatttattcactatattttataagagttataagtttatttttttataataatataaagttttaatatattacaatatatattgtattaaaaaatccgttaatataatattattttataaatttttttattttttaaaaaatattttattaacggtgTCACGCGGGGATTCTTCAAAACTGAACAAAACAGAACGGGGCAGgaatggtaaatgcattccccgcttCGAACCGCCTTATTTCCATCCCTAATCTCTACTATAAggagaaatttgatgaaatggccctgaTAAAGggtctaattccaaaaaagaTCAACGCCTAATAAACCTTGCAAAAAAGGCCTTTTCGCTCTACGAAATGTTCGTCCTACCCCTCGCACGCCCACTTTATCGTTTATTGACGCGAATTACCACTCTCACGTTTTCCTCTAAAATGTGTTTATGAACTCACACGATAATGATAATTCACGTTAATGGAAATACACGATTTACAACTATCGTGTTTTATTGTAAAACACATTTATTAACTCACGCGTTTTACAATAAAACGCGGTAGTTATAAATCGCATCTTTCATCGCATATATACATAATTTCCCCCCCccctcattttaaaaaaaaaactttcacgACTTTTGACTCTCTCGACTTTCCATTCACGACTCTCGACTCTCTCGACTTTCCATTCACGACTTTCCATTCCAACTTCCAACTTCGTTCAAATCAGTTCAACATCATCATCGATCAACTCTCATCATCGTTCCTCGTCCGTCTCTTCGACCATACGTTTATGTGAGtttatggtttagggtttaagtttAATCTGTAATGTTCTTATTATTCTGtcgtttatattgatggatattgatgtataaTCCTTAGTTGTTAAGGTTTATGTAGTTTTTAGAGTTTATGTGTGTATATGATGTTTCCTATCCAATGTTCTTCACTCACGAGTATTATATCAGCGTATTGtaatgttcttattctgcatgcatgcatggtttagggtttataataACCGTGAATTGTTATTCACGAACATTGTACCTATATTTATTGTATGTTTGTACTTTATTTGAACTGTTTGTTAATGTTTTATCCAATTTCCTCATATTCTTTGATGTTGCTTACTTGAGTTGTTATGTTCTATAGTTTAGGTAATTATAATGTTCTATATTGTAGGTAATTATAATGTTCTGGAGTTGTTATGTTTAATCCAATGTTGTTCCTTTTTTCTGTAGATGAAGTTTACCATAATTCCTGAGTTTGTTGGTAGGGTCTCATGGAAAACCAATATCTCAAACATTTCCACCAAGTTTGTTGCAATGGATCTAATGGAAAGGGTAGAACAAACTTAATTCCGATTTTTATTCAAAAGATCCACGTCACTGCGGTTCTCAAGAACGATAATTCATCAAATGCTCCTAAGGAAGAGAAACTCAAATTCATTATCAGTCACAAGTTGAACAACATTGTCAATACCAGTCCACTCAACAATCTTAGAAAACAAGTTGCACAATGTTGAAGCATCTGAGATGAAACCCGATGCATCAACAAACTTGACAAATATAATCCCTTTAGGACAAGAGACTAAAAAATTGATCAAAGACCTTTGTCTATCATCCATCCAACCATCTGTCATAATTGTGCATCCCGTGTCCTTCCAACATTTCCTATAATCCTCAACAATCAACTCCATTGATTTTTTGGCATCTCTCAACAATCCAACACGTAGAGCATGATATGTTGGATGTGTATATCCATGACTCATTGTAATACTCTTATTAATCACTATTTGAAAATAAGGCGAGTTCAAAGCATTAAATAGAATTCCAACATCATAAAATCACATTGCCCAAGCTAAATTAGTGTCATGCCATTTTTCCTAACTTTGTAATGCAATTTTAATACTTGGTTGAGAATGATCAGAAACACCatgtttgaaaaacttttgaaaAGCTTTGTCAACACCTTTTTTCTTTGAAGATGACATTGGCATTGTAACTTCTTCACTATCAAAACTCTCTAAATTTATCGACTTCTCCTTCAACTTTTTGAGATTCTCATAATTTAAGCCTATAAGCTTTTCCCGTACTTCATTTGAAACTTGTTTGTATTTCGCAACATCTCCTTTAATTCCCATTAAGTGTTGCTCGAACCGAGAAATCCATCCACTAGAAATAGTTTTTTCACAAAATGTGCATTGAATTGATCTCTTACCCATATGCTCGAGTATAATTGCATATTCTCAAGCTGCATTCGACTTAGATCTGACATTTGGAATAACGTTTGATTGTGTTGTTGGAGTTTCAACTTCTGATTCAGGACGAGTAACTCCCGAGTTAGACATTCCTAATAAGTTAAACAATTACCTATcaataattaaacaaacaaattaataaataattaacatatattacAGATTTGAAAAAcagttataaataattaataaactgaAGCCAATAATGTTAGGTGCAGTTCAAAGTCAGATGGAGTTGTTGAGTCAAGTTATAAAGAAATCTCAAACATATTTGACACTAGAGGTGGTGCAAAAGGGTTAACAAGAGATTTAGTGGAAAATATCCTGAAAATCACAATAGAAAATTGTAACATTGCCATGGATGCATCTAGAGAAAGAACTTCTTTTTCAGGATTTTCAGGTTGGAGAAACAATAAGATGTTTGCCTCATTGTCATCATATGTCATTTTTCAATCTTTCCGACTTAgatgattaataattaataattaacatatattcGACTTAGATCTATCATCTAGATTACTAAATTGAAGCAGTCAACAATCAACAAATCAGTAAAGAGTAAGCAAATGAGTAAACTCACACATCAAATTGAAGAACCCTAATTATACACTACCTAAATTGAAAAATCCTAATTGAAGAATCCTAATTCTTAGCACTTATTCTCTTATAAACCCAAATACACCAGTCATATATTGATTTGTTTGTTGCTCATAAATGATAAACCAACCCATTATCGGAAATACTACAAAAATTGATAAACTTACTTATGAGTTCCAGTTGAAGAACAACCGTAAATTTGACGAACAACCGTAGATCTGAAGAACATCCGAAGATCTGAAGAATAGTTGTGATCTAAGGTGAGTTaaggaaaaaaattagataGATCTGAGGAAAGTCGTCTTTTTTCTTTCGTTTTCGAGCTTCTCTAtttcaaaaatgaaagaaagagtTAAGAAAGATGGTATAATCCTAAACTGTAAAAGTAAAACTAatgaaagaaataaattaaataatattataataatagtttatataataatatttccaaTCGGAAAAATCTGGTTTGATTTTCTGGTTAAACCGGACAGTCGGACCAGATTTTGACCGGTACGAAATGTGACCGTTTTGAAGACAAAATCCGAACCGCTCAATAAACCGTTTCGCGATTGGACCtcgtattttaaaactttgataaatattatatttttacccACTCATTGTAAGAGGGCACAAGAGCGGTTCATAACAGAGAATCTCTCGACTATTGTA
It encodes the following:
- the LOC124923666 gene encoding TOM1-like protein 1 is translated as MSDNLLEKVSSFSEKLMIGGAEVSRKMTAGMSSMSDKVKELFQGPNQTDKLVEEATAETLDEPDWATNLELCDMVNLDKINSVELIRGLKKRIMLKNPRVQFLALVLLETVVKNCEKAFSEVAAERVLDEMVKLIDDPQTVINSRNKALILIEAWGESTDELRYLPVFEETYKSLKSRGIRFPGRDNESLAPIFTPTPSIITSSETSDNLAQHISRDILPPVTFSVEQVQEELEVARNSAELLATVLSSSPGEDASEDEATLALVQQCHRSQFTVQRMIETAGENEALMFEALNVNDELQKILSKYEDLKKPDIVRQGLEPAMIPVAVEPEDSLQWKEDDTTLVRKPSGSRAAGVNNNNDEMMDDLDEMIFGKKAGNNSEGADDAKKNDLISF